The following are encoded together in the Naumannella cuiyingiana genome:
- a CDS encoding YceI family protein encodes MTQSTTEQLTGSWQIDASHSEVAFTVRHLMSKVRGTFTAFQGTIETPSDDLTQASVQVRIDMSSVNTNNEQRDGHLRSTDIFDVEKNPEMTFASTAITDNGDGDYTITGDLTINGTTRSVDLAAEYLGVDVDAYGVTRLGAEAKTQINRKDFGVDFNVPLDGGKVLLGDKLDITLTIEATKN; translated from the coding sequence ATGACCCAGTCCACGACCGAGCAGCTCACCGGCTCCTGGCAGATCGACGCGAGCCACTCCGAGGTCGCCTTCACCGTCCGGCACCTGATGAGCAAGGTGCGCGGCACCTTCACCGCCTTCCAGGGAACGATCGAGACCCCGTCCGACGACCTGACGCAGGCCTCGGTGCAGGTCCGGATCGACATGTCCTCGGTGAACACCAACAACGAGCAGCGCGACGGGCACCTGCGCAGCACCGACATCTTCGACGTCGAGAAGAACCCGGAGATGACCTTCGCCTCCACCGCGATCACCGACAACGGCGACGGTGACTACACGATCACCGGTGATCTGACGATCAACGGCACCACCCGGTCGGTCGACCTGGCCGCGGAGTACCTCGGGGTGGACGTCGACGCCTACGGCGTGACCCGGCTCGGTGCCGAGGCGAAGACCCAGATCAACCGCAAGGACTTCGGTGTCGACTTCAACGTGCCGCTGGACGGCGGCAAGGTGCTGCTGGGCGACAAGCTCGACATCACCCTGACCATCGAGGCGACCAAGAACTGA
- a CDS encoding MarR family winged helix-turn-helix transcriptional regulator: protein MSARTAHPPQTTGAATQTDRVSARWLSTEQQHVWRTYLLGVARIAEYLDADLRRHGLDLGEYEILVCLEEAPHRRLRMSELADRVHQSRSRLTHTVARMEKSNLVERDTCPDDRRGVWAHLTPKGFELLAGAAPGHVEAVRKIFVEAVDPADFEALGRAFGAVLEVGDPDQRESAR, encoded by the coding sequence ATGTCCGCCCGCACCGCCCACCCGCCGCAGACCACCGGCGCCGCCACGCAGACCGATCGGGTCTCGGCTCGCTGGCTCTCGACGGAGCAGCAGCACGTCTGGCGTACCTATCTGCTCGGGGTGGCCCGGATCGCAGAATATCTCGACGCCGACCTGCGCCGACACGGCCTCGACCTCGGCGAGTACGAGATCCTGGTCTGCCTGGAGGAGGCGCCCCATCGGCGGCTGCGGATGTCCGAGTTGGCCGACCGGGTGCACCAGTCGCGCTCGCGGCTCACCCACACCGTTGCCCGGATGGAGAAGTCCAACCTGGTCGAGCGCGACACCTGCCCGGACGACCGGCGCGGCGTCTGGGCGCACCTCACGCCGAAGGGATTCGAGTTGCTGGCCGGCGCGGCGCCGGGCCATGTCGAGGCGGTCCGCAAGATCTTCGTCGAGGCGGTCGACCCGGCAGACTTCGAGGCCCTGGGGCGCGCCTTCGGCGCCGTACTTGAGGTCGGTGACCCCGACCAGCGAGAATCCGCCCGGTGA
- a CDS encoding AMP-dependent synthetase/ligase, producing MTDAPARADGPGREAQLRDRSSSVGQMLLDQVERSGNREAFRHRDAAERWTSLSWNQTKDQVFELAAGLLALGLEPEARVSIAATTRIEWILADLAAMCAGGAVTTVYPTTQHDDVAFIMNDAGVSIAVVEDAEQLEKVRRDAELYDRLRAVIMIDGDDPDEKVHSWQDLRELGRTLLQENPGAVDEAIARTGPDTVATLIYTSGTTGRPKGVVLNHDAWAYEGRAVQLFALLHPSDVQFLWLPLSHVFGKALLALQLQIGFVTAVDGRIEKIVDGLGEVRPTWMAGAPRIFEKVRARVMMGTQGGVKGLIARWAFSVGQRTIPYRLAGRPLPRGLAAQYWLADRLVFSKLKERMGGRMRFMVSGSAKLSTQVQNWFYAAGLLVIEGYGLTETSAVTFVDDPRAPRLGTVGRPVPGTEVQIADDGEVLLRGPGVSGGYHNRAEANAESFVDGWFHTGDIGELDADGYLRITDRKKDLIKTSGGKYVAPQKVEGILVANCPYASQVVVYGEGRKYVTALIALDPEAITQWAADNDLGGQSPSELARHPKVRELISGYVDRANERLERWETVKRFVILDSELSVDSGEVTPSMKIRRGAVVRKYQPQLDDLYED from the coding sequence ATGACGGATGCGCCGGCGCGGGCGGACGGCCCGGGGCGTGAGGCCCAACTTCGGGACCGGAGCAGCTCGGTCGGGCAGATGCTTCTCGACCAGGTCGAGCGGTCCGGCAATCGGGAGGCCTTCCGTCATCGCGACGCGGCCGAACGATGGACCTCGCTGAGCTGGAACCAGACCAAGGACCAGGTCTTCGAGCTCGCCGCCGGCCTGCTCGCGCTCGGCCTCGAGCCCGAGGCGCGGGTGTCGATCGCCGCGACCACCCGGATCGAGTGGATCCTCGCCGACCTGGCCGCGATGTGCGCCGGCGGCGCGGTGACCACGGTCTACCCGACGACCCAGCACGACGATGTCGCCTTCATCATGAACGATGCGGGCGTGAGCATCGCTGTCGTCGAGGACGCCGAACAGTTGGAAAAGGTACGCCGGGACGCGGAGCTCTACGACCGGCTGCGTGCCGTGATCATGATCGACGGCGACGATCCCGACGAGAAGGTGCACTCCTGGCAGGACCTGCGCGAGCTCGGGCGTACCCTCCTGCAGGAGAATCCGGGCGCCGTGGACGAGGCGATCGCGCGCACCGGCCCCGACACGGTCGCCACCTTGATCTACACCTCCGGCACCACCGGCCGGCCCAAGGGCGTCGTGCTGAACCATGACGCCTGGGCCTACGAGGGCCGCGCGGTGCAACTGTTCGCGCTGCTGCACCCCTCCGATGTGCAGTTCCTCTGGCTGCCGCTGTCCCACGTGTTCGGCAAGGCGCTGCTCGCGCTGCAACTGCAGATCGGTTTCGTCACCGCGGTCGACGGCCGGATCGAGAAGATCGTCGACGGCCTCGGGGAGGTCCGCCCGACCTGGATGGCCGGCGCCCCGCGGATCTTCGAGAAGGTCCGGGCCCGCGTGATGATGGGCACCCAGGGCGGGGTGAAGGGGCTGATCGCGCGCTGGGCCTTCTCGGTCGGGCAGCGCACGATTCCCTATCGCCTGGCGGGGCGGCCGCTGCCGCGCGGGCTGGCCGCCCAGTACTGGCTCGCCGACCGGCTGGTCTTCTCGAAGCTGAAGGAGCGGATGGGCGGGCGGATGCGCTTCATGGTGTCCGGCTCGGCCAAGCTGTCCACGCAGGTGCAGAACTGGTTCTACGCCGCAGGCCTGCTCGTGATCGAGGGCTACGGCCTGACCGAGACCTCCGCGGTCACCTTCGTCGACGACCCGCGCGCGCCCCGCCTGGGCACGGTCGGTCGCCCGGTGCCCGGCACCGAGGTGCAGATCGCCGACGACGGGGAGGTGTTGCTGCGTGGCCCGGGCGTCTCCGGCGGCTATCACAACCGCGCGGAGGCGAACGCGGAATCCTTCGTCGACGGCTGGTTCCACACCGGCGACATCGGCGAACTGGACGCCGACGGGTACCTGCGGATCACCGACCGCAAGAAGGATCTGATCAAGACCTCCGGCGGCAAGTATGTGGCGCCGCAGAAGGTCGAGGGGATCCTGGTCGCCAACTGCCCCTATGCCTCCCAGGTGGTCGTCTACGGCGAGGGGCGCAAGTACGTCACCGCCTTGATCGCCCTCGATCCCGAGGCGATCACCCAGTGGGCCGCGGACAACGACCTGGGCGGGCAGAGCCCGTCGGAGCTGGCCCGGCACCCGAAGGTGCGCGAGCTGATCTCCGGCTACGTCGACC